A stretch of Prosthecobacter algae DNA encodes these proteins:
- the metF gene encoding methylenetetrahydrofolate reductase [NAD(P)H] codes for MHIADILAAQRPTLSFEFFPPKTAEASEALYQTIGELEAYKPSFVSVTYGAGGSTRELTHDLVVRIKKTTTLDPVPHLTCVCHSEADIAAILERYAEAGVSNILALGGDPPKNLDGYDRKKDAFQQAADLVRFIKKFNDSGAHPDKRGFGIGVAAFPEGHPTTPNRVLEMEHLKAKVDAGADYICTQLFFDNHDFLDFRDRCRLSGIHIPIIAGIMPITSASGMRRMAELAAGARYPAKLLRAIQRCGGDEEAVQRVGVHYATEQCRDLLENGVDGIHFYTLNKSQATREIYASLGIRDSAAVRPV; via the coding sequence ATGCACATCGCCGACATTCTTGCTGCCCAGCGCCCCACGCTTTCCTTTGAGTTTTTCCCTCCCAAGACAGCGGAGGCTTCGGAGGCCCTTTACCAGACCATCGGTGAACTGGAGGCCTACAAGCCCTCCTTTGTCAGCGTGACCTACGGTGCGGGTGGCTCGACCCGGGAACTGACGCATGACCTGGTGGTGCGCATCAAAAAGACCACCACGCTGGATCCCGTGCCACATCTCACCTGCGTCTGCCACAGCGAGGCCGATATCGCCGCCATCCTGGAGCGCTATGCGGAAGCCGGTGTCAGCAACATCCTGGCCCTTGGCGGTGATCCGCCAAAAAATCTGGACGGTTATGACCGCAAGAAGGATGCCTTTCAGCAGGCGGCGGATCTGGTGCGCTTCATCAAAAAATTCAACGACAGCGGGGCACACCCTGACAAGCGCGGTTTTGGTATCGGTGTGGCCGCTTTCCCAGAGGGCCATCCCACCACGCCTAACCGAGTGTTGGAAATGGAACATCTGAAGGCTAAGGTAGATGCCGGGGCGGACTACATCTGCACCCAACTTTTCTTCGACAACCACGACTTCCTCGATTTCCGCGACCGTTGCCGCCTTTCCGGGATCCACATCCCGATCATCGCGGGCATCATGCCCATCACAAGCGCCAGTGGCATGCGCCGGATGGCGGAACTCGCCGCTGGTGCCCGTTACCCGGCTAAGCTTCTGCGCGCAATCCAGCGCTGCGGCGGAGACGAGGAGGCCGTTCAGCGCGTGGGGGTGCACTACGCCACCGAGCAATGTCGTGACCTTCTCGAAAATGGGGTGGATGGCATCCACTTTTACACCCTGAACAAATCCCAGGCCACGCGTGAGATCTACGCCAGCCTGGGCATCCGTGATTCAGCCGCCGTACGCCCCGTATGA
- a CDS encoding ABC transporter permease gives MISACLHLAWRYVARHRLQTFLLAAALGLVLALPLSIRVIVSAAESAMRARAASTPQVIGARGSALDLLLTALYFKRQPLPMISVKVLEDVRAAKLGTAIPLYTRFHAQDAPIVGTQLEYFTFRKLTLSQGRMFARLGDCILGAGLAKKQGLGVGGHVFSSQEQVFDLAGIYPLKMRITGILAPNGTSDDEAIFADLKTTWLIEGLAHGHDDLVTEDAILTKEEGNVVGNASVRMFNQVTEKNLSSFHFHGDLGAYPLSAILMKPADAKAEALLAGRYLKSDNPAQIIRPLDEFEALMSTLFQIETLALVILALLAAAALSVAALVFALTFRLRRREFTTLDDLGISRRALVLTKLMEVALVTTLGLAVAGGMTALVWLNADIGVGLLLRL, from the coding sequence ATGATTTCGGCCTGCCTCCATCTCGCGTGGCGCTACGTGGCGCGTCATCGGTTGCAGACGTTTCTGCTGGCTGCGGCTTTGGGGCTGGTGCTGGCCTTGCCGCTTTCCATTCGGGTCATTGTCAGTGCTGCCGAGTCTGCCATGCGGGCGCGGGCTGCCTCAACTCCTCAGGTGATTGGGGCCCGTGGCAGTGCGCTGGATCTTTTACTGACGGCGCTTTATTTTAAACGGCAGCCTTTGCCGATGATCTCGGTGAAGGTGCTGGAGGACGTACGCGCGGCGAAACTCGGCACCGCCATCCCTCTCTACACCCGCTTTCATGCGCAAGATGCCCCCATCGTGGGCACCCAACTGGAGTATTTCACTTTCCGGAAACTCACGCTCAGTCAGGGCCGGATGTTTGCCCGTCTGGGCGACTGCATCCTCGGCGCGGGTTTGGCCAAAAAACAGGGGCTAGGGGTGGGCGGCCATGTCTTTTCCTCGCAGGAGCAGGTCTTTGACTTGGCCGGCATTTACCCGCTGAAAATGCGCATCACGGGCATTTTGGCCCCCAACGGCACTTCGGATGATGAGGCCATCTTTGCCGATCTCAAGACCACTTGGCTCATCGAAGGGCTGGCCCACGGCCACGACGACCTCGTCACCGAGGATGCCATTTTGACGAAGGAAGAAGGCAACGTCGTCGGCAATGCGAGCGTGCGCATGTTCAACCAAGTCACGGAAAAAAATCTGAGCAGCTTCCATTTTCATGGGGACCTTGGTGCCTACCCGCTCAGCGCCATCCTCATGAAACCTGCCGATGCGAAAGCCGAGGCCTTGCTGGCGGGGCGCTACCTGAAGAGTGACAACCCAGCCCAGATCATCCGCCCGCTGGACGAATTCGAGGCTCTCATGAGTACCCTCTTTCAGATCGAGACCCTGGCGCTGGTGATCCTGGCGCTGCTGGCGGCGGCGGCGCTCAGTGTCGCGGCCCTGGTCTTTGCCCTGACCTTTCGTCTGCGGAGACGCGAATTTACCACCCTGGATGATTTGGGCATCTCCCGCCGTGCCCTGGTGCTCACCAAACTCATGGAGGTGGCGCTAGTCACAACCCTGGGCCTTGCCGTTGCAGGTGGGATGACGGCCTTGGTATGGCTGAATGCCGATATCGGTGTGGGGCTGCTTTTGAGGCTGTAG
- a CDS encoding ABC transporter ATP-binding protein produces MDLAVTDLRFHYPGSAFGLAVKTLTVRAGEPLAILGPSGGGKTTLLRLMTGLLAPDSGTVTCGSTRLSSLSAEARRQFRLQNIGLIFQDFALLDYLTVEENILLPMRFHPGANEGEKTGAQAARELSERLEISAHWQRRTSLLSQGERQRVAIARALAHRPKFVFADEPTASLDAGRRGLVMNLLLDYTRETQACLVMVTHDTELMPLFPQQLRVEDLTV; encoded by the coding sequence ATGGATCTGGCCGTCACCGACCTCCGTTTTCACTATCCCGGCAGCGCCTTTGGCCTGGCGGTGAAAACGCTGACGGTCAGGGCCGGGGAGCCTTTGGCCATCCTGGGCCCCAGCGGTGGGGGCAAAACCACCCTGCTGCGGCTGATGACCGGCCTGCTGGCCCCGGACTCCGGCACGGTGACCTGCGGCAGCACCCGCCTGTCATCCCTTTCAGCCGAGGCCCGCCGCCAGTTCCGCCTGCAAAACATAGGTCTCATTTTTCAGGACTTTGCCCTGCTGGATTACCTGACCGTGGAGGAAAATATCCTGCTGCCGATGCGCTTTCATCCAGGCGCAAATGAAGGAGAAAAAACAGGGGCGCAGGCTGCTCGCGAACTGTCCGAGCGCCTCGAAATCTCCGCGCACTGGCAGCGACGCACGAGCCTTTTATCCCAAGGGGAAAGGCAGCGCGTGGCCATTGCCCGTGCCCTGGCCCATCGGCCCAAGTTTGTCTTTGCCGATGAACCGACTGCCTCCCTGGATGCAGGGCGTCGCGGCCTGGTCATGAATCTCCTGCTGGACTACACCCGCGAGACTCAAGCCTGCCTCGTCATGGTCACCCATGATACGGAACTGATGCCGCTATTCCCCCAGCAACTGCGTGTGGAGGATCTCACGGTATGA
- the xerA gene encoding site-specific tyrosine recombinase/integron integrase encodes MSTPLPPDALSEAFFQFMEVERRSSPRTLENYAHALKSFREGQKNFTSWEALTSDDFRRYLFDQMKREMSRATIRLHFSALRSFFKWLTRRQGWKTNPLLDIQLPKQEKKLPVVLTLTQITDMLDLPMKLEKERAAPAWAQERDAAILELFYSTGMRLSELAGLNVEDVDSYSDTVRVFGKGSKERLLPIGTPAMEAIQRYRLKAGVHSGPLFLSKLRKRITNQAIGDVVEKYWKKSGLPVHVTPHKLRHSFATHLLNNGADLRSVQELLGHASLSTTQIYTHVSTQRMKEVYDAAHPRA; translated from the coding sequence ATGTCCACCCCGCTCCCGCCCGATGCCCTCAGCGAGGCCTTCTTCCAGTTCATGGAAGTGGAGCGGCGGTCCTCCCCACGCACACTGGAAAACTATGCGCATGCGCTCAAAAGCTTCCGCGAAGGCCAGAAAAACTTCACTTCCTGGGAAGCCCTGACGTCAGATGATTTTCGCCGTTATCTCTTCGACCAAATGAAGCGCGAGATGAGCCGGGCCACCATCCGCCTCCACTTTTCCGCCCTGCGTTCCTTTTTCAAATGGCTGACCCGCCGCCAGGGCTGGAAGACGAATCCGCTGCTGGATATTCAACTGCCCAAACAGGAGAAAAAGCTGCCCGTCGTGCTGACCCTGACGCAGATCACTGACATGCTGGATCTGCCCATGAAGCTGGAAAAGGAGCGTGCCGCCCCGGCCTGGGCGCAGGAGCGTGACGCGGCCATTCTGGAACTCTTTTACAGCACTGGCATGCGCCTGAGCGAGCTCGCCGGACTGAATGTGGAGGATGTGGACTCTTACAGCGATACGGTGCGTGTCTTTGGCAAGGGTAGTAAAGAACGCCTGCTGCCCATCGGTACTCCGGCCATGGAGGCCATCCAGCGTTACCGGCTGAAAGCCGGGGTGCATAGCGGCCCGCTTTTCCTCAGCAAGCTGCGCAAACGCATCACCAACCAAGCCATCGGCGATGTGGTGGAGAAGTATTGGAAAAAATCCGGCCTGCCCGTGCATGTCACACCGCACAAGCTGCGCCACAGCTTTGCCACCCATCTGCTGAACAATGGGGCCGATCTTCGCAGTGTGCAGGAACTGCTGGGCCATGCGAGCCTCAGCACCACCCAGATCTACACCCATGTCTCCACGCAACGGATGAAGGAAGTGTATGATGCTGCGCATCCCCGCGCCTGA
- the hisF gene encoding imidazole glycerol phosphate synthase subunit HisF — MLTKRIIPCLDVKEGRVVKGTQFLQLRDAGDPVECAKIYNAQGADELVFLDITASHEKRKTMVDVVARTAESCFMPLTVGGGIRTVGDMREMLLAGADKVGINTSAVTTPDVIDAAAEAFGCQCLVVAIDAKRNERGSWTVYTHGGRTPTELDAVEWAAEVCRRGAGEILLTSMDSDGTKAGYDIALTRAVSEAVTIPVIASGGAGNMQHMADVLSGGKADAVLAASIFHFGEYTVGDVKQFLSSQGVPMRLV, encoded by the coding sequence ATGCTCACCAAGCGCATCATTCCCTGTCTCGACGTCAAAGAAGGCCGTGTGGTTAAAGGCACGCAGTTCCTGCAACTGCGGGATGCGGGCGATCCGGTGGAATGCGCAAAGATCTACAATGCCCAAGGCGCGGATGAGCTGGTGTTTTTGGACATCACCGCCAGCCATGAAAAACGAAAGACGATGGTGGATGTAGTCGCCCGCACGGCGGAATCCTGCTTCATGCCCCTAACCGTCGGTGGCGGCATCCGCACCGTGGGGGACATGCGCGAAATGCTTCTGGCTGGCGCGGACAAGGTCGGCATCAACACCTCCGCCGTGACCACTCCTGATGTCATTGACGCGGCTGCGGAAGCCTTTGGCTGCCAGTGCCTGGTGGTGGCGATTGATGCCAAACGAAACGAGCGCGGCTCATGGACGGTTTACACCCACGGGGGACGGACACCGACCGAGCTCGATGCAGTGGAATGGGCCGCCGAAGTCTGCCGCCGTGGAGCGGGGGAAATCCTGCTCACCAGCATGGATTCCGATGGCACCAAGGCAGGCTACGACATCGCCCTGACTCGCGCAGTGAGCGAGGCCGTAACGATTCCAGTCATCGCCAGCGGCGGTGCGGGCAACATGCAGCACATGGCCGATGTCCTCAGCGGTGGCAAGGCAGATGCCGTGCTGGCCGCCAGCATCTTCCACTTTGGCGAATACACCGTGGGCGATGTGAAGCAGTTCCTGAGCAGCCAGGGTGTGCCCATGCGTCTGGTGTGA
- a CDS encoding 5-(carboxyamino)imidazole ribonucleotide synthase, producing MLSTPLLPPSTIGILGGGQLGRMLAMEARRSGYRVAIFTDEPTGCPAGQVADLEINAAYDDKAALDRFLAEVDVVTAEFENIPDSCLQAVEAVKPLRPGRKAIYTTQHREREKLFLREKGIACAEFRIVENLPQLETAVAELGCPCVIKTAAFGYDGKGQAKVNADTDLAEAWKPFEGHHAVVEQWVPFVCEVSVVGARSVDGRMATHGVVENQHAHHILDVTLAPARVEPAIVEQALELWEAVAEGLYYVGTMAVELFVTAEGRVMVNEIAPRPHNSGHYTIDACVTNQFQQQLRAICGLSLGDPSQHTPAVMVNLLGDVWPSELVHPDWSPVLNHPRAKLHLYGKASARAKRKMGHYTVLGETLDEALDSVTQIRSVL from the coding sequence ATGCTCTCCACGCCCCTCCTTCCTCCTTCCACCATCGGCATCCTGGGTGGTGGTCAGCTAGGCCGCATGCTCGCCATGGAGGCGCGCCGCAGTGGCTACCGCGTGGCGATTTTTACCGATGAACCGACCGGCTGCCCGGCGGGGCAGGTGGCCGACCTGGAAATCAATGCGGCGTATGATGACAAGGCCGCGCTGGACCGCTTCCTGGCTGAGGTGGATGTGGTCACGGCTGAGTTTGAAAACATCCCGGATAGCTGCCTCCAGGCCGTTGAGGCCGTGAAACCCCTGCGACCTGGCCGCAAAGCCATCTACACCACGCAGCACAGGGAGCGCGAAAAGCTGTTCCTGCGCGAAAAGGGCATTGCCTGTGCCGAATTCCGGATCGTCGAAAACCTTCCCCAGTTGGAAACAGCCGTGGCCGAATTGGGCTGCCCCTGCGTCATCAAGACGGCTGCTTTTGGCTATGATGGCAAAGGCCAGGCCAAGGTGAATGCGGATACCGATCTCGCCGAGGCCTGGAAGCCTTTTGAAGGACATCATGCCGTGGTGGAACAGTGGGTGCCGTTTGTCTGTGAAGTCTCCGTTGTCGGTGCTCGCAGTGTGGATGGCCGCATGGCGACCCACGGGGTGGTGGAAAACCAGCACGCGCATCACATTTTGGACGTCACCCTGGCCCCGGCACGGGTGGAGCCCGCCATTGTCGAACAAGCCCTGGAACTTTGGGAAGCCGTGGCCGAGGGGCTGTACTACGTGGGCACCATGGCGGTGGAACTTTTTGTGACCGCCGAGGGCCGCGTGATGGTCAATGAAATCGCCCCACGTCCGCACAACAGCGGCCATTATACGATTGATGCTTGTGTGACCAATCAGTTCCAGCAGCAGCTCCGCGCCATCTGCGGCCTTTCATTGGGTGATCCTTCCCAGCATACGCCTGCCGTGATGGTGAATCTTCTCGGTGATGTCTGGCCCTCTGAGCTGGTGCATCCCGACTGGTCTCCGGTGCTGAACCATCCCCGGGCCAAGCTGCATCTGTATGGAAAGGCCAGCGCGCGCGCCAAGCGCAAGATGGGTCACTACACCGTCCTCGGCGAGACGCTGGATGAAGCCCTGGATTCGGTGACGCAGATCCGTTCGGTGTTGTAA
- the purE gene encoding 5-(carboxyamino)imidazole ribonucleotide mutase translates to MSSPLVGIIMGSSSDWPTLENAARVLQDFGVPFEKKVVSAHRTPQLLYDYATTAESRGLKCIIAGAGGAAHLPGMTASMTTVPVLGVPVQSKALSGVDSLYSIVQMPGGIPVATFAIGNAGALNAGLFAVSMLANEQPELAEKLKAFRDKQTAKVLESQAEIEKE, encoded by the coding sequence ATGAGTTCACCCCTCGTCGGCATCATCATGGGCTCCAGTTCTGACTGGCCCACCCTGGAAAACGCAGCCCGCGTGCTGCAGGATTTTGGCGTGCCCTTTGAAAAGAAGGTGGTCAGTGCGCACCGCACCCCGCAGCTCCTTTATGATTATGCCACCACGGCCGAGTCTCGCGGGCTCAAATGCATCATCGCAGGTGCAGGCGGGGCCGCCCACCTTCCTGGCATGACTGCCAGCATGACCACAGTGCCAGTGCTCGGCGTGCCGGTGCAGAGCAAAGCCCTCAGCGGCGTGGACAGCCTGTATTCGATTGTGCAGATGCCCGGCGGCATTCCTGTGGCTACCTTTGCTATAGGAAATGCAGGGGCTCTGAATGCTGGACTGTTCGCGGTCTCCATGCTCGCCAATGAGCAGCCGGAGTTGGCCGAAAAGCTGAAGGCCTTTCGCGACAAGCAGACCGCCAAAGTCCTGGAAAGCCAGGCTGAAATCGAAAAGGAATAA
- the pyrF gene encoding orotidine-5'-phosphate decarboxylase, producing MTFREKLEKRIATTGSNLCVGLDVRMDQADETTKRFIIKVIEETAPHAAAFKPNSAYYEAMGWKGMRILSQVLKEIPKDIPIIFDVKRGDIGETQGYYAKSAYDSYGVDAVTLNAYMGKDTLEPFLKYPDKGIYLLGVTSNPGAVDVELQPTGNRKVFELVADMTQASKQVGLVIGLTNAAEDVLHRTPDVPLLIPGLGAQGGDLSSLKGSGRKAPVLVNVSRGIMYHQEERSGFATVAADWKLRIQEALA from the coding sequence ATGACCTTCAGAGAGAAACTGGAAAAACGGATTGCGACGACAGGCTCCAACCTTTGCGTAGGGCTGGACGTGCGGATGGATCAGGCCGATGAGACCACCAAGCGGTTCATTATCAAGGTGATTGAGGAAACCGCCCCCCATGCAGCCGCCTTTAAACCCAACTCAGCTTACTACGAGGCAATGGGCTGGAAAGGCATGCGTATTTTATCGCAGGTCCTCAAAGAGATTCCCAAGGACATCCCCATCATTTTCGACGTGAAGCGTGGGGATATTGGTGAAACCCAGGGCTACTATGCCAAATCAGCCTATGACTCTTACGGTGTGGATGCCGTGACCCTGAATGCCTACATGGGCAAAGACACGCTGGAACCCTTTCTGAAGTACCCAGACAAAGGCATCTATCTCTTGGGTGTGACCTCCAACCCAGGGGCAGTGGATGTGGAACTGCAGCCCACCGGAAACCGCAAGGTCTTCGAACTGGTGGCAGACATGACCCAGGCCAGTAAGCAGGTGGGGCTGGTGATCGGCCTGACCAATGCTGCGGAAGATGTGCTTCATCGTACGCCGGATGTTCCCCTCCTCATTCCTGGTCTCGGTGCCCAGGGCGGCGACCTTTCGTCGCTCAAAGGCAGCGGCCGCAAGGCCCCTGTGCTGGTGAACGTGTCGCGCGGCATCATGTACCATCAGGAAGAGCGCAGCGGCTTTGCCACCGTGGCGGCAGACTGGAAACTGCGGATCCAGGAGGCCCTGGCCTAA